A window of the Campylobacter massiliensis genome harbors these coding sequences:
- a CDS encoding DUF411 domain-containing protein produces the protein MKKTILGFALFTALASAALGGETIEVYKSPDCGCCGKWGEIMKKSGFEIVEHKTNAIIETKNKYGVPPELSSCHTGIVGGYAIEGHVPAEEIKALLAAKPADVVGISVPGMPLGSPGMEQGGIVEDYDVIAFKKDGTSEIFASYKNGKKVK, from the coding sequence ATGAAAAAGACTATTTTGGGATTTGCGCTATTTACGGCGCTTGCGTCGGCGGCCCTGGGCGGCGAGACGATCGAAGTTTATAAAAGCCCGGACTGCGGTTGTTGCGGAAAGTGGGGCGAGATAATGAAAAAAAGCGGCTTTGAGATCGTAGAGCACAAAACAAACGCGATAATCGAAACGAAAAACAAATACGGCGTTCCGCCGGAGCTATCTAGCTGTCACACCGGTATAGTCGGAGGTTACGCTATCGAGGGGCACGTGCCGGCCGAAGAGATAAAGGCGCTTTTAGCCGCCAAACCGGCTGACGTCGTTGGTATCTCGGTACCCGGCATGCCGCTGGGAAGCCCCGGCATGGAGCAGGGCGGCATCGTCGAGGACTATGATGTAATCGCGTTTAAAAAGGACGGTACGAGCGAAATTTTCGCAAGCTATAAAAACGGCAAGAAGGTAAAATAA
- a CDS encoding hemolysin family protein, with translation MHPSSADSLFMIALAFFFVFLNAFFVLSEFSIVKVRKSRLEELAKDKVPNAKIALDMSNNLDTYLSATQLGITLSSLALGWIGEPAVARLIEEPLKTYFNLNDILVHTVAFAIAFTLITLMHVVLGELVPKSVAIAKSEKAVLAIARPLHVFWVVFSPLIKTFDFLAGVSLKILGIKPAKDSELAHSEEEIKIIVGESLKGGVLDSFETEIIKNAVDFSDTVAKEIMTPRRDMVCINKQKSYEENIKVIFDSKYTRYPYIDGSKDAILGMIHIRDILQIDLGNKKREFDSIVRKFVIVPENLSISKILVMMNKQQISAALVVDEYGGTAGLLTMEDIMEEILGDFNDEHDDADPHYKKINENIYEFQGRFDLESVEELMGISFADETEELTIGGYVFNLIGRLPLVGDKIEDENCYYEVRKMDGASISSVKVRRKVEEKEDED, from the coding sequence TTGCACCCCAGTAGCGCCGACTCGCTTTTTATGATCGCTCTCGCGTTTTTCTTCGTATTTCTAAACGCTTTTTTCGTCTTATCAGAATTTTCCATCGTCAAAGTCCGTAAGAGCCGCCTAGAGGAGCTTGCTAAGGACAAAGTGCCAAACGCAAAAATCGCGCTTGATATGTCAAACAACCTCGATACCTACCTCTCCGCCACGCAGCTAGGCATCACGCTAAGCTCGCTAGCTCTTGGTTGGATCGGCGAGCCTGCGGTCGCTAGGCTGATCGAGGAGCCGCTAAAAACATACTTTAATCTAAACGATATTTTAGTCCACACCGTTGCGTTTGCGATCGCGTTTACGCTGATCACGCTCATGCACGTGGTGCTAGGCGAGCTAGTACCAAAGTCCGTCGCCATCGCAAAATCAGAAAAAGCGGTCCTTGCCATCGCGCGTCCGCTGCACGTATTTTGGGTGGTTTTCTCGCCGCTTATCAAGACTTTTGATTTCTTAGCCGGCGTTTCACTTAAAATTTTAGGCATCAAACCCGCCAAAGATAGCGAGCTAGCCCACTCGGAAGAGGAGATAAAAATCATCGTGGGCGAGAGCCTAAAAGGCGGCGTTTTAGATAGCTTTGAGACCGAGATCATCAAAAATGCGGTCGATTTCTCCGACACGGTCGCTAAAGAGATTATGACTCCGCGCCGCGATATGGTCTGCATAAACAAACAAAAAAGCTACGAAGAAAATATCAAAGTGATCTTTGACTCCAAATACACGCGCTATCCATACATCGACGGCAGCAAGGACGCGATACTAGGCATGATCCATATCAGAGATATCTTGCAAATCGATCTGGGCAACAAAAAGCGCGAATTTGACAGCATCGTGCGAAAATTCGTCATCGTGCCTGAAAACCTCTCGATATCTAAAATCCTCGTGATGATGAACAAGCAGCAAATCTCCGCCGCTCTCGTTGTGGACGAATACGGCGGCACGGCGGGCCTGCTTACGATGGAAGACATCATGGAAGAGATCCTAGGCGACTTTAACGACGAGCACGACGACGCCGACCCGCATTACAAAAAAATCAACGAAAATATCTACGAGTTTCAGGGGCGCTTTGATTTAGAGAGCGTCGAAGAGCTGATGGGGATAAGCTTCGCTGATGAGACCGAGGAGCTAACGATCGGCGGGTATGTCTTTAATCTCATCGGTCGCTTGCCGCTCGTGGGCGACAAGATCGAGGATGAAAACTGCTACTACGAGGTGCGCAAGATGGACGGCGCTAGTATCTCAAGCGTCAAGGTGCGCAGAAAAGTCGAAGAAAAAGAGGACGAAGACTGA